A single window of Arcobacter venerupis DNA harbors:
- a CDS encoding DUF423 domain-containing protein — protein sequence MLLNNKNKTFFAIASFMMALGIAFGAFGAHALKTILDDYMLKIYNTGVQYHFYNTLGLFAASFIYTLKPESKKIYISLWLIIIGMCIFSFSLYLLAILSMPILGAITPIGGSMLIVAWLLLTYGIIKD from the coding sequence ATGTTATTAAATAATAAAAATAAAACTTTCTTTGCAATTGCTTCTTTTATGATGGCTTTAGGTATTGCTTTTGGTGCTTTTGGTGCCCATGCTTTAAAAACTATCCTTGATGATTATATGTTGAAAATTTACAATACTGGCGTTCAATATCATTTTTATAATACTTTAGGACTTTTTGCTGCTTCGTTCATCTATACTTTAAAACCAGAATCAAAAAAAATATATATATCTTTATGGCTTATAATTATAGGTATGTGTATATTCTCTTTTTCTTTATATCTTTTAGCTATTTTATCAATGCCAATTTTGGGAGCAATTACTCCAATTGGTGGATCTATGCTTATTGTTGCTTGGCTTTTATTAACTTATGGAATAATAAAAGATTAA
- a CDS encoding glucose-6-phosphate isomerase produces the protein MKNNLYYPQVSLSDKEIFAEIKKEREIIGYYSLPYVDTTVLKTRLDDLNFPQKQIAIIGIGGSTLGTYAIYNFMKYNKQHNKCLKKELFFFESTDPVNLNGTLAQLNLNDTLFIVISKSGTTIETISIFKYLMSITKIDKSNLLIITEDDSKLNTYARANDINSFDIPKNVGGRFSVLSNVGLVPLYLAGFDIDELLKGAKKSSDSFFDKKKLFKHLIKKARTYYEFKDVYNMNAIFSYSQLLEGFNKWYVQLWGESLGKVDVNNTNQGLTPIGLLGPVDQHSFLQLIVEGQRDKTVTFIKIKDFKDNTKIAPISLEGLEELDYVNNLDFKELINLQADATIASVKELKKDIPIDIIEIEEISEFEIGKLLFYYELLTSIVGKFLRINTYDQPGVEGGKIILKGMLKNK, from the coding sequence GTGAAAAACAACTTATATTATCCGCAAGTATCATTAAGTGATAAAGAGATTTTTGCAGAGATAAAAAAAGAAAGAGAAATAATAGGTTATTACTCTCTTCCTTATGTTGATACAACTGTTTTAAAAACAAGACTTGATGATTTAAATTTTCCACAAAAACAAATAGCAATCATTGGTATTGGTGGAAGTACATTAGGAACTTATGCAATTTATAACTTCATGAAGTATAATAAACAACATAATAAATGCTTAAAAAAAGAGCTTTTCTTTTTTGAAAGTACAGATCCAGTAAATTTAAATGGAACATTAGCTCAATTAAATTTAAATGATACACTTTTTATTGTTATTTCAAAATCTGGAACTACAATAGAAACTATCTCTATTTTTAAATATCTTATGTCTATTACAAAAATTGATAAATCAAATCTATTAATAATTACAGAAGATGATAGTAAATTAAACACTTATGCAAGAGCAAATGATATAAACTCTTTTGATATTCCAAAAAATGTTGGTGGAAGATTTTCTGTATTATCAAATGTTGGATTAGTTCCTTTATATCTTGCAGGATTTGATATTGATGAATTATTAAAAGGTGCTAAAAAAAGCTCTGATTCATTTTTTGATAAAAAGAAACTATTTAAACATCTTATTAAAAAAGCTAGAACTTACTATGAGTTTAAAGATGTTTATAATATGAATGCTATTTTTTCTTATTCTCAATTACTTGAAGGATTTAATAAATGGTATGTTCAACTTTGGGGAGAGAGTCTTGGTAAAGTTGATGTTAATAATACAAATCAAGGTTTAACTCCAATTGGACTTCTTGGACCTGTGGATCAACACTCTTTCTTACAACTAATTGTAGAGGGACAAAGAGATAAAACAGTAACTTTTATTAAAATTAAAGATTTTAAAGACAATACAAAAATTGCTCCTATTTCACTAGAAGGATTAGAAGAACTTGATTATGTTAATAATCTTGATTTTAAAGAGTTAATTAATTTACAAGCAGATGCTACAATTGCTTCTGTTAAAGAGTTAAAAAAAGATATTCCAATTGATATTATAGAAATTGAAGAAATCAGTGAATTTGAAATAGGAAAACTTCTATTTTATTATGAATTATTAACTTCTATTGTTGGGAAATTTTTAAGAATTAATACTTACGACCAACCAGGAGTTGAAGGTGGTAAGATTATTTTAAAAGGTATGTTAAAAAATAAATAG
- the eutC gene encoding ethanolamine ammonia-lyase subunit EutC, translating to MKNLENIDLNSNIIENPWALLRDYTDARIGLGRSGVSIPTSHSLEFQLAHAQAQDAVHLPLDVEHIVEQINNNNLNPETYLPILLHSQAVNRTTYLQRPDLGRKLNGDSTETLKKINLNKDEPFDLSIVIVDGLSSLAIKENAVNFIERLLSALTNDTQKWKIAPFTIIQQGRVAIGDEVGELLKAKISLVLIGERPGLSSPDSLGLYLTWNPKAGLTDASRNCISNVRSEGLSYEEAVKKTMYLLKESRRLELSGVNLKDRTTNDVIENNINEENFLIK from the coding sequence ATGAAAAATTTAGAAAATATAGATTTAAACTCAAATATTATTGAAAATCCTTGGGCTTTATTAAGAGACTATACAGATGCTAGGATTGGTTTAGGAAGAAGTGGTGTTAGTATTCCAACTTCTCACTCTTTAGAGTTTCAATTAGCTCATGCACAAGCACAAGATGCTGTTCATTTACCCCTTGATGTTGAGCATATAGTTGAACAAATAAATAATAATAACTTAAATCCAGAAACATATCTTCCTATTTTATTACATTCACAAGCTGTTAATAGAACAACATATTTACAACGACCTGATTTGGGGCGTAAGTTAAATGGTGATTCAACTGAGACATTAAAAAAAATAAATCTAAATAAAGATGAACCTTTTGATTTATCAATTGTAATTGTTGATGGTTTGTCATCACTTGCAATAAAAGAGAATGCAGTTAATTTTATAGAAAGATTATTAAGTGCATTAACAAATGATACTCAAAAATGGAAAATAGCACCTTTTACAATTATTCAACAAGGTCGAGTTGCCATTGGTGATGAAGTAGGGGAATTATTAAAAGCAAAAATTTCACTTGTATTAATAGGTGAACGACCAGGCCTTAGTTCGCCTGATAGTTTAGGTTTATATTTAACATGGAATCCAAAAGCTGGATTAACAGATGCTAGTAGAAATTGTATATCAAATGTAAGAAGTGAGGGATTATCTTATGAGGAGGCTGTAAAAAAAACAATGTATTTATTAAAAGAATCACGAAGATTAGAACTATCAGGTGTAAATCTAAAAGATAGAACAACAAATGATGTAATTGAAAATAATATTAATGAAGAAAATTTTTTAATCAAATAA
- the upp gene encoding uracil phosphoribosyltransferase has product MYKESTNVVAKHLVNRLRDVRTTSNEFRLTIEEISRIIALEALNDFETVSQNINTWQGPLDVQMIEVQKLVLVPILRAGEPMLTGILKTLPYARSGFLAMKRDEKTSQSKLFYENIPNLENKTVLLLDPMVATGGSLIDGIDYLKSKNPKRIICLNVLGSPFGVQKVQEAHPDVDIYIAQIDERLDENNYIRPGLGDAGDRAFNTH; this is encoded by the coding sequence ATGTATAAAGAAAGTACAAATGTTGTTGCAAAACATCTTGTAAATAGATTAAGAGATGTAAGAACAACATCTAATGAGTTTAGATTAACCATTGAAGAGATTTCAAGAATCATAGCTTTAGAAGCTCTAAATGATTTTGAAACAGTTTCACAAAATATAAACACTTGGCAAGGTCCACTTGATGTTCAAATGATAGAAGTTCAAAAGTTAGTATTAGTACCAATTTTAAGAGCTGGTGAACCAATGTTAACAGGTATTTTAAAAACTTTACCATATGCAAGAAGTGGATTTTTAGCTATGAAAAGAGATGAGAAAACTTCACAAAGCAAACTATTTTATGAAAATATCCCAAATTTAGAAAATAAAACTGTTCTATTATTAGACCCGATGGTAGCAACAGGAGGTTCATTAATAGATGGAATTGATTATTTAAAATCTAAAAATCCAAAAAGAATTATTTGCCTAAATGTTTTAGGTTCACCTTTTGGTGTTCAAAAAGTTCAAGAGGCACATCCAGATGTTGATATTTATATTGCACAAATTGATGAAAGATTAGATGAAAACAATTACATTAGACCAGGTCTTGGAGATGCTGGAGATAGAGCATTTAATACTCACTAA
- a CDS encoding GDP-L-fucose synthase, with product MKTFTILGTGWLGLELAYQLKNQYNIKVSARNEEKSKSFENFDFSSFVLNEYDFLFLDELLDTDYLFINYPPSKFDDYLGFLDRIYKHKNIKNIEKIIFISSTSIYPNIEGDFDENYLINDSSSKIVFEAEKLVENKSDVIFRVSGLVGGSRYFGKRSANKVVEFPQSIINFVHRNDVINATKFVIEKNINGIFNLCSKEHPTKRDIYTFNSKKYDFEIPIFNDNKSFLNRVIDGSKIEKLGFEYKYNNVFEF from the coding sequence ATGAAAACTTTTACTATTTTAGGTACAGGCTGGTTAGGTTTAGAACTTGCATATCAGTTAAAGAATCAATATAATATAAAGGTCTCTGCTAGAAATGAAGAAAAATCTAAATCTTTTGAGAATTTTGATTTTTCCTCTTTTGTTTTAAATGAATATGATTTCTTATTTTTAGATGAATTATTAGATACAGATTATTTATTTATAAATTATCCACCTTCAAAATTTGATGATTACCTAGGTTTTCTTGATAGAATTTATAAACATAAAAATATTAAAAATATTGAAAAAATTATATTTATTAGCTCTACTTCAATTTATCCAAATATTGAGGGTGATTTTGATGAAAATTATTTAATAAATGATTCAAGTTCAAAAATTGTATTTGAAGCTGAAAAGCTTGTAGAAAATAAAAGTGATGTGATTTTTAGAGTTTCAGGACTTGTAGGTGGAAGTAGATATTTTGGTAAGAGGTCTGCAAATAAAGTAGTTGAATTTCCCCAAAGTATAATTAATTTTGTTCACAGAAATGATGTTATTAATGCAACAAAATTTGTTATAGAAAAAAATATAAATGGAATATTTAACCTTTGCTCAAAAGAGCATCCGACAAAAAGGGATATTTATACTTTTAATTCAAAGAAATATGATTTTGAAATACCAATTTTTAATGATAATAAATCTTTTTTAAATAGAGTAATTGATGGGTCAAAAATAGAAAAATTAGGATTTGAATATAAGTATAATAATGTATTTGAGTTTTAA
- a CDS encoding uracil-xanthine permease family protein: protein MKPTDYNFRLKDSILGLQFLFVAFGALVLVPILTGLDPNVALFTAGIGTLVFQFVNRSCVPPIFLASSFAFIAPISYGVATWGIPATMSGLVAAGFLYVVLSFLIRLKGDDFLHKLLPSVVVGPVIISIGLILSPVAVNMAMGKTGDGSVVLIPFDQAIIISMVALFITILVSLLGKGIFKLVPILLGIIGGYIVSLYFGLVDFSGIAKASWVSMPNFVAPEFNWQAIVYILPIAIAPAIEHIGDILAISNVTKQDYLKKPGLKNTLLGDGLATSVACLFGGPPNTTYSEVTGAVTVTKAYNPAIMTWAAICAILLAFVGKLGAILATIPVPVMGGIMLLLFGIIATLGISTLSRANIDFSCPRNMAIVSMILVFSIGGMTFNFGGVPFAGIGLGAIVGIILNLVLPKAL from the coding sequence ATGAAACCCACGGATTATAATTTTAGATTAAAAGATTCAATTTTAGGATTACAATTTTTATTTGTAGCCTTTGGTGCACTTGTTCTAGTGCCAATATTAACAGGACTAGATCCAAATGTAGCATTGTTTACAGCAGGAATTGGTACTTTAGTTTTCCAATTTGTAAATAGATCTTGTGTTCCACCTATTTTTCTTGCATCTTCTTTTGCATTTATTGCTCCTATTTCTTATGGGGTTGCTACGTGGGGAATTCCAGCAACTATGTCAGGGCTTGTTGCTGCTGGTTTTTTATATGTTGTTCTTAGTTTTTTAATTAGACTAAAAGGTGATGATTTTTTGCATAAGCTTCTTCCTTCAGTTGTTGTTGGGCCTGTAATCATCTCTATTGGACTTATCTTATCTCCAGTTGCAGTTAATATGGCAATGGGAAAAACAGGTGATGGTTCAGTTGTTTTAATACCTTTTGATCAAGCAATTATTATTTCTATGGTTGCTTTATTTATTACTATTTTAGTTTCACTTCTTGGAAAAGGTATATTTAAATTAGTACCTATTTTATTAGGAATTATTGGTGGATATATCGTATCTTTATATTTTGGATTAGTTGATTTCTCAGGTATTGCTAAAGCTTCTTGGGTTTCAATGCCAAATTTTGTTGCACCTGAGTTTAATTGGCAAGCTATTGTTTATATTTTACCAATTGCAATTGCTCCTGCAATTGAGCATATTGGAGATATTTTAGCAATTTCAAATGTTACTAAACAAGATTATTTAAAAAAGCCAGGTTTGAAAAATACACTTTTAGGTGATGGATTAGCAACTTCTGTAGCTTGTCTTTTTGGAGGACCTCCCAATACTACATATTCTGAAGTTACAGGTGCTGTGACGGTTACAAAAGCTTATAATCCAGCTATTATGACCTGGGCTGCAATTTGTGCTATTTTATTAGCATTTGTTGGAAAATTAGGAGCTATTCTTGCAACTATTCCTGTTCCTGTTATGGGTGGAATTATGTTGTTACTTTTTGGAATTATTGCAACATTAGGAATTAGTACTTTATCAAGAGCAAATATTGATTTCTCATGTCCTAGAAATATGGCTATTGTTTCTATGATTTTAGTATTTTCTATTGGTGGAATGACATTTAATTTTGGTGGTGTACCTTTTGCTGGTATTGGACTTGGTGCAATAGTTGGAATTATTTTAAATCTTGTTTTACCAAAAGCTTTATAA
- a CDS encoding YhcH/YjgK/YiaL family protein encodes MALFGTLETLKSQVCDSKFKKAFAYIEKLQDKNSNEYKTLINTNIGECNKIVLDENCFVLEQAYITKDKKDCLYESHKTYIDIQYMFEGDEIMEVENVNNLIVTTEYNPDLDYAKYAQTENSSVLKIRENELAIFYPNDAHMPCIKIDENKKIIKAVFKILVNS; translated from the coding sequence ATGGCATTATTTGGTACACTAGAGACTTTAAAATCACAAGTTTGTGATTCTAAATTTAAAAAAGCTTTTGCTTATATTGAAAAATTACAAGATAAAAATTCAAATGAATATAAAACTCTTATAAATACAAATATTGGAGAATGCAATAAAATAGTGTTAGATGAAAACTGTTTTGTTTTAGAACAAGCTTACATAACAAAAGATAAAAAAGATTGTCTTTATGAATCACACAAAACATATATTGACATTCAATATATGTTTGAAGGTGATGAGATTATGGAAGTTGAAAATGTAAATAATCTTATTGTTACAACTGAATATAATCCTGATTTAGATTATGCAAAATATGCTCAAACTGAAAATAGCTCAGTTTTAAAAATAAGAGAAAATGAACTTGCAATTTTTTATCCAAATGATGCTCATATGCCTTGCATAAAAATAGATGAAAATAAAAAAATCATAAAAGCTGTTTTCAAAATATTAGTAAATAGTTGA
- a CDS encoding phosphoribosyltransferase codes for MEKLYYSYDLFKKDTQVLVDKCRDFEPEILLAVARGGLTLSHLMAQALDMRNLYTLNSIHYEGELKLETFNIFNIPDVSHAKKVLVVDDIVDSGETMREILKVLKEKFPTVEFKLATLFYKNTAVIKPDFSVREANEWIDFFWEVDVK; via the coding sequence TTGGAAAAACTATATTACAGTTATGATTTATTCAAAAAAGATACTCAAGTATTAGTTGATAAATGCAGAGATTTTGAACCTGAAATTTTACTTGCAGTGGCACGTGGTGGATTAACGCTTTCTCACTTAATGGCACAAGCATTAGATATGAGAAATTTATATACATTAAATTCTATTCATTATGAGGGTGAATTAAAGCTTGAAACTTTTAATATTTTTAATATTCCTGATGTTTCTCATGCAAAAAAAGTTTTGGTAGTTGATGATATTGTTGACTCAGGAGAAACAATGAGAGAAATTTTAAAAGTTTTAAAAGAAAAATTTCCAACTGTTGAGTTTAAATTAGCTACATTATTCTACAAAAATACTGCTGTAATCAAACCTGATTTTAGTGTTAGAGAAGCAAATGAGTGGATTGATTTCTTTTGGGAAGTTGATGTTAAATAG
- the eat gene encoding ethanolamine permease, with amino-acid sequence MKNVHIDEEYLAKRQLKRGTAGWVLLAGLGISYVISGDFAGWNFGIAHAGWGGFAIAAGLMAIMYFCLVLSLAEMSASIPAAGGGYSFARQVMGPAGGYLTGLAILIEYALAPAAIVIFIGSAVEALIGINGPLVYLLFYAVFIAIHLIGAGEALKTMMVISGLAIFAIIATAVALVGNFDATKLFDIAASAEVSGATEFLPFGWYGVWAALPFGMWLFLAVEGVPLAAEEAKNPAKDVPKGIIAAMIFLLFSAVLVVFLLPGITGAEVMGKSTVPLIDALNANGNTTLATIVNVLGLAGLIASFFSIIYGYSRLVFALSRAGYLPRFLSLTSKKKTPTWALIVPGVLGFLASLTGEGDLILAMAVVGATISYALMALSHILLRVKNPDMPRPYKTPGGVVTSGIAFVLSLIALTGVYAFDPRAFNYTIILYVIGALYFFLYSKNHLVAKTADEEFAMLEKAESDLVHELG; translated from the coding sequence ATGAAAAATGTTCATATAGACGAAGAATATCTTGCTAAAAGACAATTAAAAAGAGGAACTGCTGGTTGGGTATTATTAGCAGGTTTAGGTATTTCATATGTAATTTCTGGAGATTTTGCAGGATGGAATTTTGGTATTGCACACGCAGGTTGGGGTGGATTTGCAATTGCTGCTGGTTTAATGGCAATTATGTATTTCTGTTTAGTTTTATCTTTAGCCGAAATGTCAGCTTCAATTCCCGCAGCTGGTGGTGGATATAGTTTTGCAAGACAAGTAATGGGACCTGCTGGTGGTTATTTAACAGGACTTGCAATTTTAATTGAGTATGCACTTGCACCTGCTGCGATTGTTATATTTATAGGTTCTGCTGTTGAAGCTTTAATTGGAATTAATGGGCCTTTAGTTTATTTACTTTTTTATGCTGTTTTTATTGCTATTCACTTAATTGGTGCAGGTGAAGCTTTAAAAACAATGATGGTAATTAGTGGTTTAGCTATATTTGCAATTATTGCAACAGCTGTTGCATTAGTTGGAAATTTTGATGCGACAAAATTATTTGATATAGCTGCATCAGCAGAAGTATCAGGGGCAACTGAGTTTTTACCTTTTGGCTGGTATGGTGTTTGGGCTGCACTTCCTTTTGGTATGTGGTTATTCCTTGCAGTTGAGGGTGTTCCATTAGCTGCTGAAGAAGCAAAAAATCCAGCTAAAGATGTTCCTAAAGGGATTATTGCTGCGATGATTTTCTTACTTTTTTCTGCTGTTTTAGTTGTGTTTTTGCTTCCAGGTATAACAGGGGCAGAAGTAATGGGAAAAAGTACTGTTCCTTTAATAGATGCATTAAATGCTAATGGAAATACAACTTTAGCAACAATAGTAAATGTATTAGGATTAGCAGGATTAATTGCATCATTTTTCTCTATTATTTATGGATATAGTAGATTAGTATTTGCACTTTCAAGAGCTGGATATTTACCAAGATTTTTATCATTAACAAGTAAAAAGAAAACTCCAACTTGGGCTTTAATTGTTCCTGGTGTTTTAGGTTTTTTAGCATCTTTAACAGGTGAGGGTGATTTAATTTTAGCAATGGCAGTTGTTGGAGCTACAATTTCTTATGCTTTAATGGCTTTAAGTCATATTTTATTAAGAGTAAAAAATCCAGATATGCCAAGACCTTATAAAACTCCAGGTGGAGTTGTAACTTCTGGAATTGCATTTGTATTATCTTTAATTGCATTAACAGGTGTTTATGCCTTTGATCCAAGAGCTTTTAACTATACAATTATCTTATATGTTATTGGTGCTTTATATTTCTTCTTATATAGTAAAAATCATTTAGTTGCTAAAACAGCAGATGAAGAGTTTGCAATGTTAGAAAAAGCAGAATCTGATTTAGTTCATGAATTAGGTTAA
- the galU gene encoding UTP--glucose-1-phosphate uridylyltransferase GalU — translation MSNKNTPIKKCLFPAAGYGTRFLPATKATPKEMLPVLTKPLIQYGVEEALAAGMDTMAIVTGRGKRAIEDHFDISYELENQIKGTSKEHYLTEIRSVITKCTFSYTRQIEMKGLGHAILCGETLIGDQPFAVVLADDLCDAPGKGVLSQMVELYKKYGCSIVAIEEIPKEDTNKYGVIAGNEIEPGIYMVKDMVEKPEPEVAPSNLAIIGRYILTPDIFNIIRETKPGKGGEIQITDALLAQAKKGMVLAFKFDGQRFDCGSIDGFVKATNYFYDKETKKEEATKKATGAK, via the coding sequence ATGAGCAACAAAAATACACCAATTAAAAAATGTCTATTCCCTGCTGCTGGATATGGAACAAGATTTTTACCTGCAACAAAAGCTACACCAAAAGAGATGTTACCAGTTTTAACTAAACCACTTATTCAATATGGGGTGGAAGAAGCACTTGCTGCTGGTATGGATACAATGGCGATAGTTACAGGTAGAGGGAAAAGAGCAATTGAAGACCATTTCGATATTTCTTATGAACTTGAAAATCAAATCAAAGGGACAAGTAAAGAGCATTACTTAACAGAAATTAGATCAGTTATTACAAAATGTACTTTTTCATACACTAGACAAATAGAAATGAAAGGTTTAGGTCATGCAATTTTATGTGGTGAAACATTAATTGGCGATCAACCTTTTGCTGTAGTTCTAGCAGATGATTTATGTGATGCTCCTGGAAAAGGTGTATTATCGCAAATGGTAGAACTATATAAAAAATATGGTTGTTCAATTGTAGCTATTGAAGAAATTCCAAAAGAAGATACAAATAAATATGGTGTTATTGCTGGAAATGAAATTGAACCTGGAATTTATATGGTAAAAGATATGGTTGAAAAACCTGAACCAGAAGTTGCTCCATCAAACTTAGCAATTATTGGAAGATATATCTTAACTCCTGATATTTTTAATATTATTAGAGAAACAAAGCCAGGAAAAGGTGGAGAGATTCAAATTACAGATGCACTTTTAGCTCAAGCTAAAAAAGGAATGGTTTTAGCATTCAAATTTGATGGACAAAGATTTGACTGTGGAAGTATTGATGGATTTGTAAAAGCTACAAACTATTTTTACGATAAAGAGACAAAAAAAGAAGAAGCAACTAAAAAAGCAACTGGAGCTAAATAA
- a CDS encoding AEC family transporter yields the protein MEHIFSALIPVFGLILIGYFFKRIKFPSHEFWPQADKLTYYVLMPSLLIYKLSNASLSSSNSLGFILSALLAIFFTMIILMIINKIKPANAASFTSVVQGGIRFNTYVFLALAGAIFGNDGLVLSAIILTFAIPFINILCITIFALYISNEKLNFLYLLKSIVTNPLIIACVIGGSINFLGIHFPLVINNTLEILSKAALPMGLLSVGFGLVIKEIKSSKSELLISSIAKHLVMPILIYAFAKYFGLNEMMISILVLFAVLPTAPSSFILARQLGGDIGLMSSIITVQTLVSALFIILVLKFFI from the coding sequence ATGGAACATATATTTTCAGCTTTAATTCCAGTTTTTGGACTTATTTTAATTGGATATTTTTTTAAAAGAATAAAATTTCCATCCCATGAATTTTGGCCTCAAGCTGATAAATTAACTTATTATGTTTTGATGCCCTCTTTATTAATCTATAAACTTTCAAATGCTTCTTTAAGTTCTTCAAATAGTTTAGGTTTTATTTTATCTGCACTTTTAGCAATATTTTTTACGATGATTATTCTTATGATTATAAATAAAATAAAACCAGCAAATGCAGCTTCTTTTACGTCTGTTGTTCAAGGTGGAATTAGATTTAACACTTATGTATTTTTAGCACTTGCAGGAGCAATTTTTGGAAATGATGGTTTAGTTTTATCTGCTATTATTTTGACTTTTGCAATTCCATTTATAAATATTTTATGTATCACAATTTTTGCTTTATATATAAGTAATGAAAAATTAAATTTCTTATATTTATTAAAATCAATTGTTACAAATCCTTTGATAATCGCTTGTGTTATTGGAGGAAGTATTAATTTTTTAGGAATTCATTTTCCACTTGTAATAAATAATACTTTAGAAATTTTAAGTAAAGCTGCACTTCCAATGGGACTTTTATCTGTTGGATTTGGTCTTGTAATAAAAGAAATAAAATCTTCAAAAAGTGAACTTTTAATTTCAAGCATTGCAAAACATCTTGTTATGCCTATTTTGATTTATGCTTTTGCAAAATATTTTGGCCTAAATGAGATGATGATTTCTATTTTAGTTTTATTTGCTGTACTTCCAACAGCACCTAGCTCTTTTATTTTAGCTCGTCAACTTGGTGGTGATATTGGATTAATGTCAAGTATTATTACAGTGCAAACACTTGTATCTGCACTGTTTATAATACTTGTATTGAAGTTTTTTATTTAG
- a CDS encoding phosphomannomutase/phosphoglucomutase produces the protein MSASIFREYDIRGIFEKELNEDIVKKIGYYLAKALIKKTPKAEFIAVGYDARLHSPTLKNWLSSGINEAGLEVLDMGLVPTPANYFANFTDFDGLQSDGSVMITGSHNPPEYNGFKITLDKDPFFGEDIYALGREILADNSTIKNNEVTIPIDSKNRYIDFIVNHFSHLKLENKKFVFDCGNGVAGVVLREILDRLNIKYKILFEEPDGNFPNHHPDPSDEHTLEDIKKELATGEYDFGFAYDGDADRIALLSPKYNFKGDILAIFFSKFIKNPTVIGEVKCSQVMYDTINSYGKAIMYKTGHSNLKVKIKETKADFAAEVSGHLFFNDRYFGYDDALYATFRALELIDNSFNFDKEFEALPQVYSTPEINITVTEDTKFKIIEDLKKALENPPADFPKIKDIITVDGIRVIFENGWGLVRASNTTPKLVTRFEADTKENAKIYENVLIKLFEKLQGK, from the coding sequence ATGAGTGCATCTATTTTTAGAGAGTATGATATTAGAGGGATTTTTGAAAAAGAACTGAATGAAGATATAGTAAAGAAAATTGGTTACTATTTAGCAAAAGCATTAATTAAAAAAACACCAAAAGCAGAGTTTATTGCAGTTGGTTATGATGCTAGACTTCATTCTCCTACACTAAAAAACTGGTTAAGTTCTGGAATAAATGAAGCAGGGCTTGAAGTATTAGATATGGGATTGGTTCCAACACCTGCTAATTATTTTGCTAACTTTACTGATTTTGATGGTTTACAATCTGATGGTTCTGTAATGATTACAGGATCTCACAATCCTCCTGAATATAATGGATTTAAAATTACATTAGATAAAGACCCATTTTTTGGCGAAGATATATATGCATTAGGAAGAGAAATTTTAGCTGATAATTCTACTATAAAGAATAATGAAGTTACTATTCCTATAGATTCTAAAAATAGATATATTGATTTTATTGTAAATCATTTTTCTCATTTAAAATTAGAAAACAAAAAATTTGTTTTTGATTGTGGAAATGGAGTTGCTGGTGTTGTTTTAAGAGAAATACTTGATAGATTAAATATCAAATATAAAATCTTATTTGAAGAGCCAGATGGTAATTTCCCAAATCATCATCCAGATCCAAGTGATGAACACACTCTTGAAGATATTAAAAAAGAGTTAGCAACAGGAGAATATGATTTTGGTTTTGCTTATGATGGAGATGCTGATAGAATTGCCCTACTTTCTCCTAAGTACAACTTTAAAGGTGATATTCTTGCAATATTCTTTTCTAAATTTATAAAAAACCCAACTGTTATTGGTGAAGTAAAATGTTCACAGGTTATGTATGATACTATTAATTCATATGGTAAAGCTATTATGTACAAAACTGGCCATTCAAATTTAAAAGTTAAAATCAAAGAAACAAAAGCTGATTTTGCAGCTGAAGTATCTGGACATCTATTTTTTAATGATAGATATTTTGGTTATGATGATGCTTTGTATGCTACATTTAGAGCTTTAGAATTAATTGATAATAGCTTTAATTTTGATAAAGAGTTTGAAGCTTTACCTCAAGTTTATTCAACTCCTGAAATAAATATCACTGTTACAGAAGATACTAAATTTAAAATTATTGAAGATTTAAAAAAAGCTTTAGAAAATCCACCAGCTGATTTTCCTAAAATTAAAGACATTATAACGGTTGATGGAATTAGAGTTATATTTGAAAATGGTTGGGGATTAGTAAGAGCTAGTAACACTACACCAAAATTAGTTACAAGATTTGAAGCAGACACAAAAGAAAATGCTAAAATATACGAAAATGTTTTAATAAAACTATTTGAAAAATTACAAGGAAAATAA